A region from the Deinococcus sp. QL22 genome encodes:
- a CDS encoding endo alpha-1,4 polygalactosaminidase: MARLTRTLTPPTLPSTEPGERSRSRSALALYYGQDALPLLTRYQRVVVQPGHFNAAQVTWLRQRGVQVLAYLSLGEDGSGQPQDWLTAAPPTIWDTRLVNASHPEWRARVQAQVLRDKAVFSGFFLDTVDSAPQDSRQLRAMLKLVRLVRQWAGPKYLLINRGIGLLHRLRGTVNGVLIEAFSTTWQSSVEQSSVGQASVGQTNAGPAGYRAYTKPELEYTAQLVEQVRRQGLEVYALDYADTPQLRRFALRRAASFGLSTFVSNRELSLPTGYAPPPKRAGAATEAHRQKGLSP, translated from the coding sequence ATGGCACGCCTGACGCGCACATTGACGCCGCCGACGCTGCCCAGCACCGAACCCGGCGAACGCAGCCGATCCCGCTCTGCTTTGGCCCTGTACTACGGCCAAGACGCCTTGCCGCTGCTGACGCGCTATCAGCGGGTGGTGGTGCAGCCGGGCCACTTTAACGCCGCTCAGGTGACCTGGTTGCGGCAGCGCGGGGTGCAGGTGTTGGCCTACCTGAGCCTCGGAGAAGACGGCAGCGGCCAACCGCAAGACTGGCTGACCGCTGCCCCCCCGACCATCTGGGACACGCGGCTGGTAAATGCCAGCCACCCCGAATGGCGGGCGCGGGTTCAGGCGCAAGTGTTGCGAGATAAAGCGGTGTTCAGTGGCTTCTTTTTAGATACCGTCGACTCTGCCCCCCAAGATTCCCGCCAACTGCGGGCCATGCTGAAACTGGTGAGGTTGGTGCGCCAGTGGGCTGGCCCCAAATACCTCCTGATCAACCGGGGCATCGGGTTGCTTCACCGCCTGCGCGGAACCGTGAACGGCGTGCTGATCGAAGCTTTCTCGACCACCTGGCAGTCCAGTGTGGAGCAGTCCAGTGTCGGGCAAGCTAGCGTGGGACAGACTAACGCTGGGCCGGCAGGTTACCGGGCCTACACCAAACCGGAACTCGAGTACACCGCGCAACTCGTAGAGCAGGTGCGGCGACAGGGGCTAGAGGTGTACGCCCTAGATTACGCCGATACGCCTCAACTGCGGAGATTCGCGCTGCGGCGGGCCGCCAGTTTCGGCCTCTCCACTTTTGTCAGCAACCGGGAGTTGTCTTTGCCCACTGGCTATGCGCCGCCGCCCAAGCGCGCTGGGGCCGCCACCGAAGCCCACCGCCAGAAAGGCCTCAGTCCCTAG
- a CDS encoding NAD(P)-dependent oxidoreductase yields the protein MPSLPSLNSRLTRVLLLGGGGFLGLHIGRRLRQQPDLLTIVGPPRAQLDLVQATPSAWDSLIAAARPDIVINAAGRVSGSPQELFDGNMLIVSGLLSSLNRLQLRPWLVHVGSAAEYGVTAPDRPVSEDMPCHPVGPYGVGKLAATQLILEALHWDTARGVVLRVFNPVGAGQSGATLPGHAASVLREAVRQRSDTVSFGDLASRRDYVDVRDVARAAVFAARMGQRSEESLPPAFPLPAVLNVGSGQARPSCDVVTGLADLAGFVGRITETAPSSPRSDTVQCQRADIARLGALGWSPHYTFEDALHDLWNHPSLLDWDAPGAVPVSHLSAVSTAAASSSSASKESVHEQSRV from the coding sequence ATGCCATCCCTTCCCTCCCTAAACTCGCGCCTGACCCGTGTGTTACTGCTCGGCGGCGGCGGTTTTCTCGGCCTGCACATCGGGCGGAGACTGCGGCAACAGCCTGACCTGCTCACCATCGTGGGGCCGCCCCGCGCCCAACTGGATCTGGTGCAGGCCACTCCCTCGGCGTGGGACTCCCTGATCGCGGCAGCCCGCCCAGACATCGTTATCAATGCTGCTGGCCGGGTGTCCGGTTCCCCCCAAGAATTGTTCGACGGCAATATGTTGATTGTGTCCGGGCTGCTTTCCAGCCTGAACCGCCTGCAACTGCGGCCCTGGCTGGTGCATGTGGGTTCGGCGGCAGAGTACGGCGTTACCGCGCCCGATCGTCCGGTCAGCGAAGACATGCCGTGCCACCCCGTTGGCCCTTATGGAGTGGGAAAACTGGCCGCCACGCAACTGATTCTGGAAGCCCTGCACTGGGACACGGCGCGGGGTGTGGTGCTGCGGGTGTTTAATCCGGTGGGCGCGGGCCAGAGCGGGGCCACCCTCCCCGGACATGCGGCCAGTGTGCTGCGCGAAGCTGTCCGGCAGCGCAGCGACACCGTCAGTTTTGGCGACCTGGCGAGCCGACGCGATTATGTGGACGTACGCGACGTGGCCCGCGCTGCTGTGTTCGCCGCCCGCATGGGCCAGCGGTCAGAGGAGTCCCTGCCCCCAGCTTTTCCTTTGCCTGCGGTGCTGAACGTAGGTTCTGGGCAGGCCCGTCCCTCCTGCGACGTGGTCACTGGATTGGCGGACTTGGCCGGATTTGTGGGCCGCATTACCGAAACGGCCCCCAGTTCCCCGCGCTCCGATACAGTGCAGTGTCAGCGGGCCGATATTGCGCGGTTGGGTGCGCTGGGCTGGTCTCCGCATTACACCTTCGAGGATGCCCTGCACGACCTGTGGAATCACCCCTCACTCCTGGACTGGGATGCACCGGGCGCGGTTCCGGTCAGCCACCTCTCAGCTGTGTCCACTGCTGCTGCATCCTCCTCATCCGCATCAAAGGAGTCTGTCCATGAACAAAGCCGCGTCTAA
- a CDS encoding sugar phosphate nucleotidyltransferase — MHAVILAGGKGTRLLPYTTCVPKPLVPIGDRFSILEIVLHQLSHFGFRRVTLAIGHMGPLIRAFVGDGGRWGLNVNYLQETSPLGTIGPLLGALHTLPEHFLVMNGDVLTDLDYGKLLRQHSASAAPVTVATYAREVRSEFGVLDIQEGEIIKFREKPVFDFMVSMGIYGFSRSTLTTYTPGQPFGFDDLVLDLLARDQHPASFAFNGYWLDIGRPEDYDRANAEFSSRLPQLMPGFASDLPGFGLGERPEAADLRALQPSN, encoded by the coding sequence ATGCACGCAGTCATTCTTGCAGGCGGCAAAGGTACCCGGCTTCTTCCCTACACCACCTGCGTGCCCAAGCCGCTCGTGCCCATCGGTGACCGCTTTTCCATCCTGGAAATCGTGCTGCACCAGCTGTCTCACTTCGGATTCCGGCGGGTTACGCTGGCGATTGGGCACATGGGGCCGCTGATCCGGGCCTTTGTCGGCGACGGCGGGCGCTGGGGCCTGAACGTGAACTACCTGCAAGAAACGTCGCCCCTGGGTACCATTGGGCCGCTGTTGGGCGCACTCCATACCCTGCCCGAACACTTTCTGGTCATGAACGGCGACGTCCTGACCGACCTCGATTACGGCAAGCTGCTGCGCCAACACAGCGCCTCTGCCGCGCCCGTGACAGTGGCGACCTATGCCCGCGAAGTTCGCAGTGAATTTGGCGTGCTGGACATTCAGGAGGGCGAGATCATCAAGTTCCGTGAAAAGCCCGTCTTCGATTTCATGGTCAGCATGGGCATCTACGGGTTTTCGCGCAGCACGCTCACCACCTACACGCCCGGCCAGCCCTTCGGCTTCGATGATCTGGTACTCGACTTGCTGGCCCGCGACCAGCATCCTGCCAGCTTTGCGTTCAACGGCTACTGGCTCGATATTGGCCGCCCCGAAGACTATGACCGCGCCAACGCCGAGTTCAGTTCGCGCCTGCCTCAGCTGATGCCGGGGTTCGCGTCGGACTTGCCGGGCTTTGGTCTGGGCGAACGGCCCGAAGCTGCCGACCTGCGGGCCTTGCAGCCCAGCAACTAG
- a CDS encoding GDP-mannose 4,6-dehydratase — protein sequence MNSLVTVTGAEGFIGSHLVEALVRSGVRVRAMVLYNSFNSWGWLDQLPPDVLEQVDVVMGDVRDPVSVRECMRGAEVVYHLAALIAIPYSYQAPHSYVQTNVVGTLNVLEAARDLHTPRIIHTSTSEVYGTAREVPIHESHPLQAQSPYAASKVGADKLAESYFLSFGLPVVTLRPFNTYGPRQSARAVIPTIISQIAARAPVVKVGSLTPTRDFNYVSDTANSFLAVGNAQAADVVGRTFNTGTGVEVSVGELIGAIADVMGRQVEVEQEAVRLRPDASEVMRLVSNSGELRRVTGWQPEFPLRSGLERTSTWFLDGSNLAHYRTGMYVV from the coding sequence ATGAATAGTCTCGTGACAGTCACCGGTGCAGAAGGATTTATTGGCTCTCATCTGGTCGAAGCCCTGGTCAGAAGCGGCGTGCGGGTGCGGGCGATGGTGCTGTACAACTCGTTCAACTCGTGGGGCTGGCTGGATCAGCTGCCGCCCGATGTACTGGAACAGGTGGACGTGGTCATGGGCGATGTGCGCGATCCGGTGTCGGTGCGCGAGTGTATGCGGGGCGCCGAAGTGGTTTACCATCTGGCCGCCCTGATCGCTATTCCGTACTCGTATCAGGCTCCACATTCTTACGTGCAGACTAACGTGGTGGGTACGCTAAACGTGCTGGAAGCCGCCCGCGATTTGCACACGCCGCGCATCATCCACACCAGCACGAGTGAGGTGTACGGCACGGCCCGTGAGGTGCCGATTCACGAGTCTCACCCGTTGCAGGCGCAGTCGCCCTACGCGGCTTCCAAGGTGGGGGCCGACAAGTTGGCCGAAAGCTACTTCCTCAGCTTCGGCCTGCCCGTGGTCACGCTGCGGCCCTTCAATACCTATGGCCCCCGCCAGTCGGCCCGCGCCGTCATCCCCACCATCATCAGCCAAATCGCCGCCCGCGCTCCAGTGGTCAAAGTCGGTTCTCTGACTCCCACCCGCGACTTTAATTACGTGTCCGATACAGCCAATTCCTTCCTCGCGGTGGGCAACGCACAGGCTGCGGACGTGGTGGGCCGCACCTTCAATACCGGAACCGGAGTCGAGGTGTCGGTGGGCGAACTGATCGGAGCCATTGCCGACGTGATGGGCCGCCAAGTGGAAGTAGAGCAGGAAGCCGTGCGCCTGCGCCCCGACGCCTCGGAGGTCATGCGCCTCGTGAGCAACAGCGGAGAACTGCGCCGCGTCACCGGCTGGCAGCCCGAATTCCCGCTGCGTTCGGGCTTGGAACGCACCAGCACCTGGTTCTTGGACGGCAGCAATCTGGCCCACTACAGAACCGGAATGTACGTGGTGTAG
- the pelF gene encoding GT4 family glycosyltransferase PelF: protein MINIALLCEGTYPHMQGGVSVWCDQLIAGLPEHSFDVYAISGQRISQDGWELPPNVKRLVSVPLWEQEPGNGRGWHNQEALDSAYAQLLYSLFIGTNDTGLFLTALRTIFEYAQLGDLTQALTTRRNTVQLYQMWRTYGRSAAVMERQEDLLLQPTLDDALQASVWMEHFLRPLSCPPPEVDVCHAASNGLSPLLAFTCKWAYGTPFVLTEHGIYLRERFLDLRHSKHTPAFKSFLMRFYRLLTSAAYQMADLITPGSHYNERWEVRNGADPDRIRPVYNGINPAFFPIHTEEPNAPTISWVGRIDPLKDLGTLIRAFGVVREAMPDAKLRMFGAVPKGNEGYAQHCQAMIDQFGLKEAATFEGRIDDVVDAYHAGHMVALTSISEGFPYTLIEAMASGKATVATDVGGVTEALGSTGLIVPSRDHGAVAQASLTLLSNAGLRKTLGQAARTRVLSQFTLDSFLHVYRHIYPHVVLQGSAGRWIG, encoded by the coding sequence ATGATCAACATCGCGCTGCTGTGTGAAGGCACGTACCCGCATATGCAGGGCGGCGTGAGCGTGTGGTGCGATCAATTGATTGCTGGTTTGCCAGAGCATTCCTTCGACGTCTACGCCATCAGCGGCCAGCGCATCAGCCAGGACGGCTGGGAATTGCCGCCCAACGTGAAACGGCTGGTCAGTGTGCCGCTCTGGGAGCAGGAACCCGGCAACGGGCGTGGCTGGCACAACCAGGAGGCGCTCGACAGCGCTTATGCCCAACTGCTGTACAGCTTATTCATCGGCACCAACGACACCGGGCTGTTTTTGACGGCCCTGCGTACAATCTTCGAGTACGCCCAACTTGGAGACCTGACTCAGGCGTTGACGACGCGCCGGAACACGGTGCAGCTGTACCAGATGTGGCGCACGTATGGGCGCAGCGCCGCTGTGATGGAGCGTCAGGAAGACCTGCTCCTCCAGCCCACCCTCGACGACGCCCTGCAGGCCAGCGTGTGGATGGAGCATTTTTTGCGGCCCCTCTCTTGCCCGCCGCCCGAAGTAGACGTGTGTCACGCGGCGTCCAACGGCCTCAGCCCGCTGCTGGCCTTTACCTGCAAATGGGCTTACGGCACGCCGTTCGTGCTGACCGAACACGGCATCTATCTGCGCGAACGCTTTCTGGATCTGCGCCACAGTAAGCACACGCCCGCCTTCAAATCGTTCCTGATGCGTTTTTACCGCCTGTTGACCTCAGCGGCCTACCAGATGGCCGACCTGATTACACCCGGATCGCACTACAACGAACGCTGGGAAGTAAGGAATGGAGCCGACCCAGACCGGATTCGTCCCGTGTACAACGGCATCAATCCCGCCTTCTTCCCCATTCATACCGAGGAGCCTAACGCGCCTACCATCAGCTGGGTGGGCCGCATTGATCCGCTGAAGGATTTGGGCACGCTGATTCGGGCATTCGGCGTGGTGCGTGAGGCCATGCCCGACGCCAAATTACGGATGTTCGGGGCCGTACCGAAGGGCAACGAGGGCTACGCGCAGCATTGTCAGGCCATGATCGATCAATTCGGTCTGAAGGAAGCGGCGACCTTTGAAGGCCGGATCGACGACGTAGTAGACGCCTATCACGCGGGGCATATGGTGGCCCTGACCAGCATCTCGGAGGGCTTTCCCTACACCCTGATCGAAGCGATGGCGTCGGGCAAAGCGACTGTCGCCACCGATGTGGGCGGCGTGACCGAGGCGCTGGGCAGCACTGGGCTGATCGTGCCGTCGCGGGATCATGGAGCAGTGGCGCAGGCCAGCCTGACGTTGCTGAGCAACGCGGGCCTCCGCAAGACCCTCGGCCAGGCGGCCAGAACGCGGGTGCTGTCTCAGTTCACGCTGGACAGTTTCCTGCACGTGTACCGCCATATTTACCCGCATGTGGTGCTGCAGGGCAGCGCGGGTCGGTGGATAGGATGA